Proteins from one Malaya genurostris strain Urasoe2022 chromosome 2, Malgen_1.1, whole genome shotgun sequence genomic window:
- the LOC131430934 gene encoding apoptotic chromatin condensation inducer in the nucleus, whose protein sequence is MRRKAAAKASPEKVSRRTSRRGRQSPTLSPDRDEDHDQQPEAEIVEQHKSDQSNSEAEEQETRKKGRVRRGTRAKASEERSVAIPRRNTRRKSQSVEKSDKEESEKEENGEQTKDIETTIMETIQEEILEELSETVEISNETVNNDDQVNVFVEPELEESTTQEVEQHLVLDQHNGDNIETDASELVEDGKTDLCDQPQESGAVDSDIMQEEESQQTLPNQEKIEDASPVKAASPVKAASEDENSSEKNQPQIQLPKPARKSRFSSRSKTPERVTTIIEIPSIQVDEKHDDELEAGEIKEDVVLARNYEKKNDDKPPRKPLQRKRRWLSSKSDAKSSVITISTDSLKNIISEPVQPVPLSDVKLDSSPEPEEIVDSNEDPPAIERRHSRDKLSSKSSEKENLDLDIESEQKPKPVDKSMITRKISIVSDNENNVVTRPPSPPRHHSSNILFITNLVRPFTVLQLKGLLARTGKIVENGFWIDKIKSKCFVKYETEDESIETRHALHGVRWPTSNPKCLNVDFGSESAMEKAIISTLDETGATRITIDNSKDSKDFGWSRDSMKQNEELHVTRPVREWDLGKKDTFDHDRVEGDRSGRDKERDRERDRDRERERDRERDLDRERDRDRSGRNEGRGDRGTHGGRRRSMDRDYGRDRDRDRRRNSASLSPARKFKKKENEPPIRLLDDLFRKTKTTPCIYWLPLTAEQIAAKEEQRRKNIAETQRRQEETRKLEEERRKERERRDRERRERVRSNSRDRRRRSRSRDDGRRRHR, encoded by the exons ATGCGACGCAAAGCAGCTGCGAAAGCCTCACCTGAAAAAGTATCTCGCCGTACATCAAGACGGGGTCGGCAATCACCTACGCTAAGCCCTGATCGAGATGAAGATCACGACCAACAGCCTGAAGCTGAAATCGTAGAGCAGCATAAATCAGATCAGAGTAACTCGGAAGCAGAGGAACAAGAAACGCGGAAAAAGGGTAGAGTTCGTAGAGGTACGCGTGCTAAGGCGTCCGAGGAGAGATCGGTTGCGATTCCGAGAAGAAATACTCGtcgtaaatcacaatccgtcgaAAAATCGGATAAAGAAGAAAGCGAAAAAGAAGAAAATGGCGAACAAACAAAGGATATAGAAACAACTATAATGGAAACAATTCAGGAAGAAATTCTGGAGGAACTGTCTGAAACTGTTGAAATATCTAATGAAACAGTAAACAACGATGATCAAGTCAACGTTTTTGTCGAGCCAGAACTAGAAGAAAGTACCACCCAAGAAGTGGAACAACATTTGGTATTAGATCAACACAACGGAGATAATATTGAAACGGATGCATCTGAACTGGTGGAAGATGGCAAAACGGATTTGTGTGATCAGCCTCAAGAGTCTGGTGCAGTAGATTCAGATATTATGCAGGAAGAAGAAAGTCAACAAACGCTACCAAACCAAGAAAAAATAGAAGATGCTTCTCCGGTGAAAGCTGCTTCTCCGGTGAAAGCTGCCTCTGAGGATGAAAATTCATCGGAAAAAAATCAACCGCAAATACAGCTTCCGAAACCGGCGCGTAAGTCTCGCTTTAGTTCCCGGTCTAAAACTCCTGAAAGAGTAACTACAATTATTGAAATACCATCaatacaagtcgatgaaaaacaTGACGATGAACTGGAAGCAGGAGAAATCAAGGAAGATGTGGTTCTTGCACGCAATTACGAGAAAAAAAATGACGATAAACCGCCTCGTAAACCATTACAACGAAAGCGTCGGTGGTTATCTTCTAAATCGGATGCAAAATCATCAGTTATAACCATTTCCACTgactcattgaaaaatattatttccGAACCGGTTCAGCCAGTTCCACTTTCTGATGTAAAGCTGGATTCTTCGCCGGAACCTGAGGAGATCGTTGATAGTAATGAAGATCCTCCAGCTATAGAACGTCGTCATTCAAGGGACAAACTGTCATCAAAATCATCGGAAAAGGAAAATTTAGATCTGGACATTGAATCTGAACAAAAACCAAAACCGGTGGATAAGAGTATGATAACGCGTAAGATCAGTATCGTTAGTGATAACGAAAATAACGTGGTTACCAGACCACCCAGTCCACCTCGGCATCATTCCAGCAATATTCTTTTCATCACGAACTTGGTGCGACCATTTACGGTGTTACAATTGAAAGGTTTATTGGCTAGAACAGGCAAGATAGTAGAAAACGGATTTTGGATTGATAAAATCAAATCCAAATGTTTTGTAAAATACGAAACTGAGGA TGAATCGATTGAAACACGTCATGCACTTCACGGCGTTCGTTGGCCTACGTCGAATCCCAAATGTCTGAATGTAGATTTCGGAAGCGAGTCTGCTATGGAAAAAGCAATTATATCAACGTTAGACGAAACTGGAGCAACACGAATAACTATCGACAACTCGAAGGATTCAAAGGATTTCGGTTGGAGTCGTGATTCAATGAAGCAGAACGAA GAGTTGCACGTTACGAGGCCAGTGCGAGAATGGGACCTTGGGAAAAAAGACACTTTCGATCATGATCGTGTAGAGGGCGATAGAAGTGGACGAGACAAGGAGCGTGATCGCGAGCGAGATCGTGATCGTGAGCGAGAACGTGATCGCGAACGTGACTTGGATAGGGAGCGGGATCGGGATCGGAGTGGACGCAACGAGGGACGAGGAGATCGCGGTACACACGGCGGGAGAAGGCGTTCGATGGATAGGGACTACGGCAGGGATCGGGACCGGGACCGAAGGCGAAACAGTGCCAGTTTATCACCTG CAAGAAAATTCAAGAAGAAGGAGAACGAGCCCCCCATTCGACTATTGGATGATCTTTTTAGGAAGACAAAGACGACTCCATGTATCTATTGGTTACCGTTGACGGCTGAGCAG ATCGCTGCAAAGGAAGAACAACGTCGCAAAAATATAGCAGAAACACAACGGCGCCAGGAAGAAACGCGTAAACTGGAGGAGGAACGCCGCAAAGAACGTGAGCGACGTGACCGCGAGCGCCGCGAACGTGTTCGATCGAATTCGCGAGATCGTCGTCGTCGATCACGTTCTCGTGACGACGGGCGACGACGCCATCGATAA
- the LOC131430936 gene encoding ranBP-type and C3HC4-type zinc finger-containing protein 1-like: MAKNNTQVEGTNLGQYEQLLELSKQSLVLNNNETECNLCAKMTAPAKGIVLANCLHTYCRTCIRQSLLQATSERCPYPHGRYECDGVLSDQEIKSLLSSEEEKCFLERVFGAMQIDTVEPSKAIDAEDFDLLVTLSDASIVPNLQSFECPICFELFKAYEGVILRECFHKFCKQCLQNSIVFSEDVEVRCPFQENGNACENVIEHREIKSLLDERNYDIFLNRSLKQAESLAENAFHCKTPDCNGWCLVETTASAFQCSICRATNCLRCKAIHSNMNCEDYQDVLSGNYENRRSERTLQSLVETGEAMHCPNCRMIITKITGCDFLTCSMCKTGICWATRGFRWGPLGCGCGKDGRKCHPSCTNCH; this comes from the exons ATGGCGAAAAATAATACGCAg GTCGAAGGTACAAATCTTGGACAATATGAGCAACTTCTAGAGCTTTCAAAGCAGTCGTTGGTGTTGAATAACAACGAAACTGAGTGTAACCTTTGTGCTAAGATGACCGCACCAGCAAAAGGAATAGTTCTTGCGAACTGTCTTCACACCTATTGTAGGACGTGTATAAGACAATCGTTGCTTCAAGCGACTTCCGAACGCTGCCCTTATCCTCATGGTCGTTATGAGTGCGATGGTGTTTTATCGGATCAAGAAATTAAATCGCTTTTGAGTTCTGAAGAGGAAAAGTGCTTTCTAGAGCGTGTTTTTGGAGCAATGCAAATTGATACTGTAGAACCATCAAAGGCAATAGATGCTGAAGATTTTGATCTTTTGGTAACTCTTTCGGATGCATCAATTGTTCCCAACTTACAATCTTTCGAATGTCCCAtttgttttgaattatttaaagCCTACGAAGGCGTTATTTTACGTGAATGTTTCCATAAATTTTGCAAACAATGTTTGCAGAATTCTATAGTATTCTCAGAAGACGTTGAAGTCCGATGTCCATTTCAAGAAAATGGTAATGCGTGCGAAAATGTTATTGAACATCGTGAAATAAAAAGCTTGCTCGACGAGCGCAACTACGATATCTTTTTGAATCGATCGTTAAAACAAGCGGAAAGTTTGGCTGAAAATGCTTTTCATTGCAAAACCCCGGACTGTAATGGATGGTGTCTCGTAGAGACTACTGCGTCCGCCTTCCAATGCTCAATATGTAGGGCAACTAATTGCTTGCGTTGTAAG GCTATACATTCAAACATGAACTGCGAGGACTACCAGGACGTGTTGAGCGGTAACTACGAAAACCGGAGATCAGAAAGAACCTTGCAAAGCCTGGTGGAAACTGGCGAGGCAATGCATTGTCCCAATTGCCGAATGATAATTACAAAGATCACAGGCTGCGATTTCTTGACTTGTAGTATGTGTAAAACAGGAATCTGTTGGGCAACGCGAGGCTTTCGCTGGGGACCACTAGGTTGTGGCTGTGGAAAAGATGGTCGAAAATGTCATCCAAGTTGTACTAATTGTCACTAG